A part of Thermoflexus hugenholtzii JAD2 genomic DNA contains:
- a CDS encoding hybrid sensor histidine kinase/response regulator: MRETRVLVVGEMGALREALRAPVREPLRVELREVPSVPEAEAALETFQPDVVLVDWRLPEAEAFLERVRPRPLGLILIGPPLPAPEIVRWLRQGVHDFLLAPDHPDEVVETIRQALDRVQERRRILGLVERLQRQLQQLSVLYEVGQTLAASLRLEEILPPMVEAAIHFTGAEEGSVWLLDKSGEVLRLYLHRSRIPEPEVAAPPTTLRVADSLPGRAIRTGRPILLGPGLHKLDTGVLVRALLYVPMQAHGRALGVLGVVHRLSEAGFSEADVHLLRMLGDYAAVAIEKARLFEAMQTEKGKLEAILQGIEEPVLVTDFAENLILLNRAAQQHLGLPAEAMGRPLRAVVAHEELHALFDRKPLPGHTVRQEITLSDRLTFQASLTAVAGVGYVVVMQDITYLKELDRIKSEFLSIVSHDVRTPLTTIRGYVSLLPRVGPLNPRQQEFVEKVERAMRTIVELLNNLLDLSRLESGHALSMERCSPTQILHEAIQIIRPQAEEKGQALVLEIPPDLPTLYGDPRRLEQVFLNLLSNAVKYTPPGGRITVRAMERDGHLMVQVSDTGVGIPPADLPHIFSKFYRVRREGETTEGTGLGLAIVKSIVERHGGRVWAESEVGKGSTFTVLLPCRPEAPPAPSPRRAREASPQHAEPPHEQQHSQPDPIAAGQAPPEGNPTG, encoded by the coding sequence ATGCGGGAGACGCGCGTGCTGGTCGTCGGCGAGATGGGGGCCTTGCGGGAGGCGCTGAGAGCGCCCGTTCGGGAACCGCTCCGGGTGGAGCTCCGGGAGGTCCCCTCGGTCCCGGAGGCGGAGGCCGCTTTAGAGACCTTCCAGCCGGATGTGGTTCTGGTGGACTGGCGGCTGCCGGAGGCGGAGGCGTTCCTGGAGCGGGTGCGGCCTCGCCCCCTGGGGTTGATCCTCATCGGTCCGCCCCTGCCTGCCCCGGAGATCGTACGCTGGCTTCGCCAGGGAGTCCACGATTTCCTGCTGGCCCCGGATCATCCGGACGAAGTGGTGGAGACGATCCGGCAGGCCCTCGACCGGGTGCAGGAACGCCGACGGATCCTCGGGCTGGTGGAGCGGCTACAACGACAGCTCCAGCAGCTCAGCGTCCTCTATGAGGTGGGGCAGACCCTGGCGGCCTCCCTGCGGCTGGAGGAGATCCTCCCGCCCATGGTGGAGGCGGCCATTCATTTCACGGGGGCGGAGGAGGGCAGCGTCTGGCTGCTGGACAAGTCGGGCGAGGTCCTTCGCCTTTACCTGCACCGCAGCCGGATCCCGGAGCCGGAGGTGGCGGCTCCGCCCACGACCCTGCGGGTGGCGGACAGCCTCCCGGGCCGGGCCATCCGCACCGGCCGCCCCATCCTGCTCGGCCCGGGCCTCCACAAGCTGGACACCGGGGTGCTCGTGCGCGCGCTCCTATATGTCCCCATGCAGGCCCATGGCCGCGCCCTGGGCGTGCTCGGCGTGGTCCATCGCCTCTCGGAGGCCGGCTTCTCCGAGGCGGACGTCCACCTCCTGCGCATGCTGGGGGACTACGCTGCCGTGGCCATCGAGAAGGCGCGGCTCTTCGAGGCGATGCAGACGGAGAAAGGGAAGCTGGAGGCCATCCTCCAGGGCATAGAGGAGCCGGTGCTGGTCACGGATTTCGCGGAGAACCTGATCCTCCTCAACCGCGCCGCTCAGCAGCACCTCGGCCTCCCGGCGGAGGCCATGGGCCGGCCCCTGCGGGCGGTGGTGGCCCATGAGGAGCTCCACGCGCTGTTCGATCGGAAGCCCCTCCCCGGCCACACCGTCCGCCAGGAGATCACCCTGTCGGATCGCTTGACCTTCCAGGCCAGCCTGACCGCGGTGGCGGGCGTGGGCTACGTGGTGGTGATGCAGGACATCACCTACCTCAAGGAACTGGATCGCATCAAATCCGAGTTCCTCTCCATCGTCTCCCATGATGTCCGCACGCCCCTGACCACGATCCGCGGCTATGTCAGCCTGTTGCCCCGCGTAGGCCCCTTGAACCCGCGCCAGCAGGAGTTCGTCGAGAAAGTGGAGCGGGCGATGCGGACCATCGTCGAGCTGCTGAACAACCTGCTGGACCTCTCCCGCCTGGAGTCCGGACACGCCCTCTCCATGGAGCGCTGTTCCCCGACCCAGATCCTCCACGAGGCGATCCAGATCATCCGCCCCCAGGCCGAGGAGAAAGGCCAGGCCCTGGTCCTGGAGATCCCCCCGGACCTCCCGACCCTGTATGGAGATCCGCGGCGCCTGGAACAGGTTTTCCTGAACCTGCTCAGCAACGCGGTCAAATACACGCCTCCTGGAGGGCGCATCACGGTGCGGGCCATGGAGCGGGACGGCCACCTCATGGTGCAGGTGAGCGACACCGGAGTGGGGATCCCGCCTGCGGATCTACCTCACATCTTCAGCAAGTTTTACCGGGTCCGACGGGAGGGGGAAACGACGGAGGGGACCGGCCTGGGGCTCGCCATTGTGAAATCCATCGTAGAGCGTCACGGGGGGCGAGTGTGGGCCGAGAGCGAGGTGGGCAAGGGGAGCACCTTCACCGTCCTGCTCCCCTGTCGGCCCGAGGCTCCCCCCGCCCCTTCTCCCCGGCGGGCGCGGGAGGCCTCACCGCAACACGCCGAGCCACCGCATGAGCAGCAGCACAGCCAGCCAGACCCCATAGCCGCCGGCCAAGCTCCACCCGAAGGGAACCCGACGGGATAG
- a CDS encoding RNA-guided endonuclease InsQ/TnpB family protein: MRVRQAFRFELDPSREARIALAKHVGAARFAYNWGLARCREAIERGQRIPSAMELHREWNAWKRQHASWWVEVSKCAPQEAFRDLERAFRNWREGRANFPRFKHKKALADNKARLTGSIRVTPRHVKLPRIGKVRTKERTDKLLALLHAKKARILSATISREADRWLVSLTCEVERPDPEPREIQGPEDVVGIDVGLEAFAVLSDGTRIEAPKPLAKALRLLKRRSKQLSRKQKRTMVEQDPETGEERKRTVFSRNYEKAALRLARLQRRIRNIRRDFLHKVTTELAKTKPVIVVEDLNVRGLARSPYLSRSILDVGWGMFRRMLEYKCCWYG; the protein is encoded by the coding sequence ATGCGGGTGAGGCAGGCCTTTCGCTTTGAACTGGATCCCAGCCGGGAGGCCCGGATCGCCCTGGCGAAACACGTGGGCGCGGCCCGCTTCGCCTACAACTGGGGCCTGGCCCGCTGTCGGGAGGCCATCGAGCGGGGACAGCGCATCCCGTCGGCGATGGAACTCCACAGGGAGTGGAACGCCTGGAAGCGGCAGCACGCCTCCTGGTGGGTGGAGGTGTCCAAGTGCGCTCCCCAGGAGGCCTTTCGGGACCTGGAGCGGGCTTTTCGCAACTGGCGGGAGGGGCGGGCCAACTTCCCCCGCTTCAAGCACAAGAAGGCTTTGGCGGATAACAAGGCGCGGCTGACCGGCTCCATCCGGGTCACCCCCCGGCACGTGAAACTTCCCCGTATCGGCAAGGTGCGCACCAAGGAGCGGACGGACAAACTCCTGGCGCTCCTTCATGCGAAAAAGGCCCGCATCCTCTCGGCCACGATCTCTCGGGAGGCGGATCGCTGGTTGGTGAGCCTAACCTGCGAGGTGGAGCGCCCGGATCCCGAGCCTCGGGAGATTCAAGGGCCGGAGGACGTGGTGGGCATCGATGTGGGCTTGGAAGCCTTCGCGGTTCTCTCGGACGGCACGCGGATCGAGGCGCCGAAGCCGCTGGCGAAGGCTTTGCGGCTTCTGAAGCGGCGTTCGAAGCAGCTCTCCCGCAAGCAGAAGCGAACGATGGTGGAACAGGACCCGGAGACGGGGGAGGAGCGAAAGCGGACGGTTTTCTCCCGCAACTACGAGAAGGCCGCCCTGCGCCTGGCCCGGCTGCAGCGGCGGATCCGGAACATCCGCCGGGACTTTCTCCACAAGGTCACCACGGAACTGGCGAAAACCAAGCCGGTCATCGTGGTGGAGGACCTGAACGTGCGGGGCCTGGCACGGAGCCCCTATCTCTCCCGGTCCATCTTGGATGTGGGATGGGGGATGTTCCGGCGGATGCTGGAATACAAGTGCTGCTGGTATGGAG
- a CDS encoding fumarylacetoacetate hydrolase family protein: MRIGRVQTAEGARWVVVEEDAVYALDGDPFRGTFRRGARIGSIDAVTWLAPCVPSKIVAVGRNYAEHAREHQAEVPPEPLIFLKPPSAVIGSGAPIRLPPQSHQVEHEAELAVVIGRRGKDIREDRAWEYVLGVTCGNDVTARDLQRRDGQWTRSKGFDTFCPLGPWIVTDLSPEEIQNLEILCRVNGELRQHGKARDMVFSIPTLIAYISAVMTLEPGDVILTGTPAGVGPLRPGDWVEVEIPGIGVLGNPVQS; encoded by the coding sequence ATGCGCATCGGACGGGTGCAGACCGCGGAGGGAGCGCGGTGGGTCGTTGTCGAGGAAGATGCGGTGTATGCCCTCGACGGCGATCCCTTTCGGGGGACGTTCCGTCGCGGCGCGCGGATCGGATCCATCGATGCCGTGACCTGGCTGGCCCCCTGCGTCCCCTCCAAGATCGTGGCCGTGGGCCGCAATTACGCCGAGCACGCCCGGGAGCACCAGGCGGAGGTCCCTCCGGAGCCGCTGATCTTCCTGAAGCCGCCCAGCGCGGTCATCGGGTCCGGCGCTCCCATCCGGCTCCCACCCCAATCCCATCAGGTGGAGCATGAAGCGGAGCTGGCCGTGGTCATCGGACGTCGGGGGAAGGACATCCGGGAGGACCGGGCCTGGGAATACGTGCTCGGGGTCACCTGCGGGAACGATGTGACCGCCCGGGACCTCCAGCGACGGGATGGCCAGTGGACCCGGAGCAAGGGCTTCGATACGTTCTGCCCCCTGGGCCCCTGGATCGTAACGGACCTCTCCCCGGAGGAGATCCAGAACCTGGAGATCCTCTGCCGGGTGAACGGGGAGCTCCGCCAGCACGGGAAGGCCCGGGATATGGTGTTCTCCATCCCCACGCTGATCGCTTATATCTCCGCTGTGATGACCCTGGAGCCCGGGGATGTGATCCTGACCGGCACCCCGGCCGGGGTGGGGCCCCTCCGCCCCGGCGACTGGGTCGAGGTCGAAATCCCGGGCATCGGAGTCCTCGGCAACCCGGTCCAGAGCTAA
- a CDS encoding MBL fold metallo-hydrolase — protein sequence MQGPWEEREGVLCYRTGGGVELYRLPVRLFPELDGYVYLVLADSHRILVDTGSGLPESQADLIRGFEVVRDRYRRPVGFEDLTAILITHGHIDHFGGLNFVRQRSAAPVFIHELDRRVLANFPERLITVAREIRGFLSHAGVSPQRQSVLLSMYLDMKTMFQSTPVEGCLDDGQRLFGFIEVHHTPGHCPGQICLRIDEILLTSDHILAHTTPHQAPERITRYTGLGHYLDSLRRIAALPGIALAFGGHEEPILDLYGRVAAIERFHRQRLERVLEICREPRTIAEISWALFGRQYGYGVLLALLEAGAHVEYLYDRGYLQVENLDQLEQDPNAPVRYRRL from the coding sequence ATGCAGGGACCATGGGAGGAGCGAGAGGGAGTGCTGTGCTACCGCACCGGGGGCGGAGTGGAGCTCTACCGCCTTCCGGTGCGACTGTTCCCCGAGCTGGACGGATATGTCTATCTGGTCCTGGCGGACTCCCACCGCATCCTGGTGGACACGGGCTCAGGGCTGCCGGAAAGCCAGGCGGATCTGATCCGGGGCTTCGAGGTCGTGCGGGATCGTTACAGGCGCCCGGTGGGGTTCGAGGACCTGACGGCCATCCTGATCACCCATGGGCACATCGATCACTTCGGAGGGTTGAACTTCGTCCGCCAGCGGAGTGCTGCCCCCGTGTTCATCCACGAGCTGGATCGCCGGGTGCTGGCCAACTTTCCGGAGCGCCTGATCACCGTCGCCCGGGAGATCCGTGGCTTCCTGAGCCATGCCGGGGTCTCCCCGCAACGACAGTCCGTCCTGCTGAGCATGTATCTCGACATGAAAACGATGTTCCAGTCCACCCCGGTGGAGGGATGCCTGGACGACGGCCAGCGCCTCTTCGGGTTCATCGAGGTGCATCACACCCCAGGGCATTGCCCGGGGCAGATCTGCCTGCGCATCGATGAGATCCTGCTGACCTCCGACCACATCCTGGCCCACACCACGCCTCATCAGGCCCCGGAACGGATCACCCGCTACACCGGCCTGGGCCATTACTTGGACTCCCTGCGCCGGATCGCCGCGCTGCCGGGCATCGCCCTCGCCTTCGGCGGGCATGAGGAGCCCATCCTCGACCTCTACGGGCGGGTTGCGGCCATCGAGCGGTTCCACCGGCAGCGCCTGGAGCGCGTGCTGGAGATCTGCCGCGAGCCCAGGACCATCGCCGAGATCTCGTGGGCCCTCTTCGGCCGACAATACGGTTATGGGGTGTTGCTGGCCCTCCTGGAGGCCGGCGCCCACGTGGAATATCTCTACGATCGAGGCTACCTGCAGGTGGAGAACCTGGACCAGCTGGAGCAGGATCCTAACGCGCCGGTCCGCTACCGGAGGCTGTAG